The DNA window CCAGACTTCCCATGGCCCAAGTAAAAACCCTGGATGAAGCAAGGAAGATCCAAGATCCAGCATGCTTCAACTAAGATGTGGCCCAGTCAAATAAGgacataaaataagtatttttaaaattcttaaaaaacctGCGGAAACCCAATCCATCAATATGATCCTATCACAAACTGGAATATTAGGGAGATTGTtagggttcagctcagttcagttcagtcgctcagtcatgtccgactctttgcgaccccatgaattgcagcacgccaggtctccctttccatcaccaactcccgaagttcactcaaactcatgtccatcgagtcagtgatgccatccagccatctcatcttcggtcatccccttctcctcctgcccccaatccctcccagcatcagagtcttctccaatgagtcaaatcttcacatgagttggccaaagtattagagtttcagctttagcatcattccttccaaagaacacccaggactgatctcctttagaatggactggttggatctccttgcaggccatgagactctcaagagtcttctccaacaccacagttcaaaagtatcagttcttcagcgctcagctttcttcccactccaactctcacatccatacatgactactggaaaaaccatagccttgactagatggaccttttttgacaaagtcatgtctctgcttttccatatgctatctaggttgctcataactttccttccaaggagtaagcgtcttttaattttagcaaTCAATAACATTCAGCTATTACTTTCAATATCATAATTTTACTGTTACCCAGATTAAGATCAGGATCTTTTGGAATCATTTCATTCCCTGTCATCCTAGTTTTTTCGAAGCATCTTCTCCTTACCCAAATGGATTTATCAACTACACAGATGCTAGGCAAGGCTGATCTCCTAAACCCTGCCAGAAAGGGTTTGTGTTCTAGCAAATGGGGTTCTGAGTGCCCGTCTCTCTTCCTTCTCCGCTTATACTGATGACATGtggattaaagaaaaggaaaatcagcTAGCTGGTCTTAAAAAGCTGAGGGCAGACAACTGACCCAGGACTTGGCCTTCATTCAGCTTCTGTAAGAAGCAGCCCTGTCCCAGTCTTTCTGTTGTTCATGTTGGCCTCATCCTTCCCCCTCTGCTCCCCAGCTGTGCTGCACTGCAATTTGCTAACTCAGAATAATACATCATTACTTCAGGGGAAAACCCCTTCCCTTCTTTCATACTCAGGACATTGAGGctttcccttgttttcttcttGCCCACAAAACAACTGTGGAAGTTTCCTTTCTAGGAAAGttgcaaagagaaacaaaaaagaaatctaacatcttgaaagtgaaagagatgcaACCTCTCTGGCTTCTTTACTTCCCTTACTTGTTCTCACCTCATCATGAAATAGAACCAGAGCAGAGGCAGGAATACCAACACTGTCCAATAAGTCACTAAgtgtatataaaatgtttaaatgaaaaattacactCGAGTAAAGGAAAGAAGGCTATTTCTTGTGATCTAGTGCCCCGGATCTCACTGCCCTGCAATCTCagaggagacagaaacagaggaacagagatgccCAGTAGAATCAACTGCCTGAATCAATGACCGAATCTCATTAGATTCTGAGACATAAGCTTCCAATAAGAGACAACCCCATCACTGAAtctccttcctccagctcagaAACTCTGAGCAGAACAAGAGTTGAAGAGTTTAAGTAAGAGAGTTGAATAATAAAACCTATACCTGGCAAAGTCAATATTATTGATctactaaaaggaaaataattgcaGTTGGAAACTCCTCCACTAACTTGCACAAACACACTTTTGCCCTCAGCATCTGAGCACTGCTGACACTTTAGACACCTGGGGACACgggtcaggagaagaagaggTCACCACTGAGCactagggtccttcacacaaaaACTCCAGGGGAGAGGTTGGGGTTTCGGGAAGACAATTTATTTTCCCAACCAGTCAATAAGCCCTCCACAGAAAGGAGATTTTCGAGTCCTCAGGATGTGGAAAGCGTGCtctcagggagggagagagtccAGCAGGTGAGGAAGGGGGACTCTGTCACTCCAGAGGACAGGGGTGGCTCCATGTGATCTCTCCCTTGTGAGTGAGGTGCTGCTGGGAAAATACAATTATCCTGGATGTAGAGTCTCCTCACCCATATTCCCTGAGAAGAACCAGGATTCTCGGTGGGGTATTGGCCCAGTCTGTGGAGGACGACAGGTCTCCAGCAAGAAAATGGTGGAAAGAAGGGTGATGTCAGTAATAGTCCTGCCCTCATGGTTCCCTGAAGGGCAGGGATCTGCAGGAACCTGTtctagaaggaagagaaatgtgGGAGGACTTCAAGGACTGGTaataatcagcctcttctcttaaTCAAACATTAAAGAAAACTCATCATTTGTTTCCAAGAGCTTACCTTCCAGTGTGATCTGGTAAATCCCTTATATACGGAATCCATAGAGCGGACAGAGCCTGGCTTCCTAAGGAACCTAAGAGGGAAAAATGGAGCCCAAGACCAAGCCAAAGATGCGTTCATGGATGAGAGGAGAGCAACACTTGTGCATGAGAGATAAAGGGCGGTAACGCGTGTAATTACAGATGTCCATCAATCCTGACTTAAGAGAAAGTCCTTCTCATTTGATTGAAAAACATCCATTTGGATGGGCACATCTGAAGTgactaggaaaaggcaaaattaatagTCTAGAAGGAAGAACATTTCTTTGACTGTCTTGAGAATACATAACAGAAAaccaaaaaaggaagtaaaagtgcatagaaatgattagaaaatgaaaattactatGTTCCCTATTTAATGGCCTCACTTAGAAAGCATGGCATCAGAGAACCTACCTCAAGGTTCCACCAGACACCGtctcagccagcccagcagcagCCGCATCTTCCCCATGGCCTTCGTGCTCTCTCTACTCATGGCCCTGGTGCTGGTCAGCTACGGCCCAGGAGGATCCCTGGGCTGTGACCTGTCTCAGAACCACGTGCTGGTTGGCAGGAAGAACCTAAtgttcctgggccaaatgaggAGACTCTCCCCTCGCTTCTGTCTGCAAGACAGAAAAGACTTCGCTTtcccccaggagatggtggagggcggccagctccaggaggcccaggccatCTCTGTGCTCCACGAGATGCTCCAGCAGAGCTTCAACCTCTTCCACACAGAGGGCTCCTCTGCTGCCTGGGACACCACCCTCCTGGAGCAGCTCCGCACTGGACTCCATCAGCAGCTGGACCACCTGGACGCCTGCCTGGGGCaggtgatgggagaggaagaCTCTGCCCTGGGAAGGATGGGCCCCACCCTGGCCGTGAAGAGGTACTTCCAGGGCATCCATGTCtacctgaaagagaagggaatacagcGACTGCTGCCTGGGAAACCGTCAGAGTGGAAATCATGAGATCCTTGTCTTCATCAGTCAGCTTGCAAGAAAGGTTAAGAATGATGGATGGAGACCTGAGCTCACCTTGAGACTGACTCTCACTGACTAAGATGCCGCATCATCCTTGTACACTCACCTGGGGTCATTTCAGAAGACTCTGAATTCTGCTTTAGCCACCAAATGTGTGGAATTCACTCAGCCGATACATGTCTGTAGTAATAAGCAcgatagatataaaataaatcaacTAGCAGGGGTATCAATCGCATAAGCTATGACTGCCctgatgttatttatttattctttatttatttaggttaatggaatattttatctcatcatacttatattttcatataaaaatgtgtatgtttacattgtattaaaatttagaagatatatttctctattttattaaaattgttatttggtttatttattaaatagttaTCAAGATAAatttcttgagtttttattttgaaaacctaAATCCTTATTTTGTCTTCAAATACCTATCACAAAATAGTATTTGTTCACTTTATATCGGTGAAACAGTTCTATCACTTTCTAACAAATGTCTGTCAAAAGGTGGAATTCTGAGACTCTTCTGTGGTGCAGTTGTTAGGACTCTGAGTTTTTACCTCCAGGGAGCCTGGTTGAGGAAGTAAGATCCTATAAGCTGTGGAGGGTGCCAAAGAGAAAAAAGGTAGGAAGGAGATTATGAATTGGAGAAAATGGCTAGTCTCCGATGTCACAGGCATAACTAATTTATACCCACTCGTTAAAGACTGGTTGATGCACATATCTGAGGGAAGCAGTCACTCCTGCGGGAAAGCTGAGGACACGCCCTGCTGACTGGCTGCTCCTGACTCCTGTTGctctctctcctgccttctcctCAGGACTGCCTTACTGAGCAATTCACTCCCTTCTGCAGGAACTTCACTGCCTCCACACACGAGCTCTGTTCTGTGCTGGTTTCTAGCTGCATGGTATAGTCAGAGTGGAAGCCCCAGGAAGAGAGCCCAAGTGAGAGGAGAGTTCTAGAAATTCCAAAAcctctgaatcccagctctgctatttACCAACACTGTAACCCTGAAAAGTCTCACGAACACAACaggtcagtttcctcatctttaatatGAGGACAGTAAGAGTGGTTTTCATACAATTACTGTTTGGATTCAGTGAGTCCAAATCACACAAGAGGCATCAAGCGCTCCTGGCAGAAATCATCAGGACAGTGAGAATCACTggcgacgggggagcctggtggtctgccgtctacggggtcgcacagagtcggacacgactgaagcaacttagcagcagcagcagcagcacatacatCATGGGAGGTCAATCTGCATATGTGGAGTCTAGGATCCTGGAGTAGggtgaggaagggagaggaagtttTCTACACTTAGCCACTCCTGAGAAAACAGTCTTCCTAAACTGTTCAAATGGAGGCAAGAAgaccaaggcaggctggggaatgCAGAGACAGCTAAGAGATGTGAGAACCAGTAGCTGCCATGATCAATAGGACTCTAAAGAAGTAAAAGGGTTTCTTaagcttatttatatatattaaacacaCATGTCATCGctaaacttttaaataattcataCAAAGGAATGCCTACCCTTGACTTCTAGGAGGATTCACCGTAATCCTATACCGTTAACAATTTAATGGGTATCCTTCTAGACATTTTCATATGTAGTTAACAAATCTATACATATGGACATACTAATGTATaccatataaatatacatttatatccaTTTGTCATATACTTcagtttctcatttatttatcagttcagttcagttcagtcgctcagttgtgtccgaatctttgcaatcctgtgaatcgcagcatgccaggcctctctgtccatcaccaactctgggagttcactcaaactcatgtccatcgagtcagtgatgccatctagccatctcattctctgtcatccccttctcctcctgcccccaacccctcctagcatcagaatcttttccaatgagtcaactcttcgcatgaggtggccaaagtactggagtttcagcttcagcatcattccctccaaagaaattccagggctgatctccttcagaatggactggttggatcttcttgcagtccaagggactctcaagagtcttttccaacaccacagttcaaaagcacaaattcttcagcgctcagccttcttcacagtccaactctcacattcatacatgatcccaggaaaaaccatagccttgactagacggacctttgttggcaaagtaatgtctctgcttttcaatatgctgtctaggttggtcataactttcctaccaaggcgtaagcatcttttaatttcatggctgcagtcaccatctgcagtgattttggagcccccccaaaataaagtctgacactctttccactgtttccccatctatttcccatgaagtgatgggacaagatgccatgatcttcattctctgaatgttgagctttaagccaacattttcactctcctctttcacttttatccagaggcttttgagttcctcttcaccttctgccataagggtggtgtcatctgcatatctgaggttattgatatttctcccggcaatcttgattctagcttgtgcttcttccagcccagcgtttctcatgatgttctctgcatataagtcaaatgagcagggtgacaatatacagccttgacgcactccttttcctatttggaaccagtctgttgtttcatgtccagttctaactgttacttcctgacctgcatatatgtttctcaagaggcaggtccctTGCAAATAGatctttgagatttttcttcattagcagcagcagtacaaatGGATTGCTAGTTATAAATTGCTGCCTTTTGTGTTAACTACAAAACTAAGATAATCATAATAACTTGTCTTGAAAGTGTGGTAAGATTGCCTTAATTTATAGCACATGCTCAGAATGGTACCAGACACTTCCCAAGTGCTCCTTACATATTAACTCTTTTATTTGAATCTGGTTAGAAGATTATTTCCTGAGGTCTGGATCTGTGGTCAGGAAGATGAAGCAGTTCCCAGAGAGCTGTTCAGAGACACATTTCTGCAGCTCACCCACCGCACAGTGAGAGGAGAAATAGCCATTCACTGGGATGAGGAGGCCAAGAAGTTTGCCACAATACCCAGAGTTCAAGACATAAACATTCCTATGTGGCACACAGGCCAGCTGTCCACAAGActcacccccaccctcactgGATTCTTGGTCCTCCTAGAGTTTAGGACCTCAGAGAATCAGTCAGGAAGACACAGGCATCTGGCAGGcagtcaggaggatcctctgctCTGAGCACTCAACTCAGCCGGGAGGCCAGGCCAGAGGGGATTCCCAGGCAGGATCCTGAAATCCCTTCTGGCAGCTTGCATTTAGTTTCCTTTTCACTTGTTGCATCAACTTCCTTGTTATTTTTGCCTTCTGGGGTTCATGACGCAATCTCTGAGGATGTAAAAAACACAAGTCACTTGTTGGTTTTGAGTATGTAGATGGATTTGCTTTGGGCTGTTTCACTTTAAGGAAGATTCAGAAACTGCCTCAGAGACAGGAAACTAACCCAGCACCCACACAATGGGACTTGCTCACGTGTCAGCAGAGGGCGGCCTCTAAGGCTTGTTCAGCAGCTGCAGCCAATGTGCTGTCCCTTTTAACCGTTTTCTCAACCTTGGGTTAGCCTGACTCACTGCACCCCTGATAGTGATTTTGACAATTAAAGTCCAGCTCAGAGAACGGCCTGGGATCTGAAGTAAATGCAGGCTTGATGCAGATGGGCATGTTCTGAAAGGGCCAGTCTGAGTGTCCAGCAGCAGTGGGTCCTggcaggaaacagtgaaaacaaggcCTGCGCTGTTCCTGCCTGGTCCTGGGCCATTGACCCTCCGATGGGAGCATTCTGAGAGTGACAGGGGTGTGGGATCTTCTGGCTGGGTATGTTCTGGAGGAGGTAGGAGAGCTAGGCAGAGAGGCCTTCAGCCAAGGTCCTAGTTCCAGCTGCATCCTGAAGTGAGCTAGAAAAAAATTGCATGAGTCAATCCAAGACTTGTGACAAGATGTCCAGGGTGTGAGAAAGGGCAAGAGAGAAGATTGCAACCAGGAGCACTTAGATTGCTCTGCACATTGTCCCTCTCCATACCAGGTGGGAGGCCTGAGAAGGGGCTCTGGGCCCACCAGCTGTTGGCTGTGAGCACAGGGCAGCCCCAGCCTGGGCGGATTCAGCCTCAGGTGCTGAGAGAAGTTGAAAGCGAGGCCGCAGCTCGAAGGTGGGAAGACACGCTCTAAATTGGCAGCATTTGCTTCTTTTGTTTATGAAATGGTTAAGAAACATTTGCTAAATACTTGCTCACTAAATAACAGATAGTGTGAGTCTCAGTAGCAGGTGACCTTGGCAGTCTCTATTGTAGACTCTGTATTCCCTTCTCACGGATGCTGACCACCTCATCACATGCTTACATGTCTTTTGCTCACTCAGAAGAAGAATTagttgggcaagttgcttaatccTTATTGATGATCAAGatgaaaaaaaagacaatctcaaTGTAACAGAGAAACCTTCGATTCTTCATTAGTTTCTGGCCATCTAATCTGAATCAAATTTCAATTCTACACTTGTCCTTAGAGGCCAAAAGGGAAGGTAATTGGGCCTGTCAATGCTACATTCAAAAGGATTCaagtctagggcttccctggtgggccagtggttaagaacccacctgccagtgcaggggacctgggtcccagccccgctcagggaggatGACATGCGCTGAGAGGCCCCTgcgcctgtgccccacaactactgagctgggccctggagtctgtgctctgcagcaggagagaGCTCCGCAGGGAGAAGCCCGAGCAGCTCAGCCAGAGAGCAGCCCACGCTTGctccaactggagaaagcccgccTGCTGCCACAAAGAGCCAGTCCAGTCACaaactattattaaaaattacCTAGTCTACACTTTATGAAGAGCTCCTAatgcctctccctccccctgccccctcacacacacactctggttgtagcaactttttatttattttcctatttttggttctgagacttgtgggatcttagttctctgaccagggaaggAACTCGGGCCTCCTGCCCTGAAAGCATAGAGTCCCAACCACTAgatctccagggaattcccagatctCCTTCATCTTTTACctaatgttctttttctcttctgggaTGTCATTTAGGATGCCCCGTTACCTTTAATTGCCACGTCTTCTTAGCCACCTCTGGTATGACAGTTTCTCAGTAGTAGACACTTTATGTTATTGTCAATggtatcatttttaaatgtcattttccaACTTTTAATTGCTCATATAAAAAAAGTGGT is part of the Capra hircus breed San Clemente chromosome 8, ASM170441v1, whole genome shotgun sequence genome and encodes:
- the LOC108636630 gene encoding interferon omega-1-like, encoding MASENLPQGSTRHRLSQPSSSRIFPMAFVLSLLMALVLVSYGPGGSLGCDLSQNHVLVGRKNLMFLGQMRRLSPRFCLQDRKDFAFPQEMVEGGQLQEAQAISVLHEMLQQSFNLFHTEGSSAAWDTTLLEQLRTGLHQQLDHLDACLGQVMGEEDSALGRMGPTLAVKRYFQGIHVYLKEKGIQRLLPGKPSEWKS